The genomic stretch TCCTGCTTATTGTACAAGAAGCTCTTTTCAACATAGCGAAGAACTTATGTGGGGCAAAGAGACGTCCCAAGTGGAAATGCGGTACGTTATCTAAGCTTAAAAGTAGAGAACTAGTGACTGGGGGGtgggaaaaaaaggccaaaaaatccccaaacaaacaaccaccaccaaaaaacccaccaaacaaacaaaccaaccacaaaatttaaattttttgaTAAATTCCAGAGCATCTTGAGAAATTTTGCTCATGAAAGCGAAACCACAAATCTGTACCTACTGATTTGCGTGTATGTCTCAGCAATCAAAAGCGAATCTGTAAGGCAGCTCAGAAAACAGCCCCACGTGAAGAGCGGTGCCTTGgtcttctctgctctgctttcaaACGCAGGACCGCTGCATTTGGCGGCCCTAAAGACAATATCGAGTAGAACGGTTGTCCCAGTTTCTCAATAGCAGTTCATCATTTGTAATCCAAACTTCGCTGCAGAAAGAGAACGATGGGAGTGAGTCCGTGTTACCCTGAACGCCCCGAGGACACATTGCTGCTGTTTGTGCCTCTGGTTGTCCAGCTGACCGTTGTGGGTCAGACAAAtacagtagaaaataaaaatcaattgtACACATTAAGTGCACATTATTGATGAGTAGGAATGAAAAGGTCTTGATCTCTGGAGAATATTTCCACGATTGAATGATTTCTGTGGTGTTTGACCCTGAGCTAATAAAAGTTTGGGGGATGTTTTGTGGCAAACCCACCACCAGTGAAAGCCACCGAGACAGCTTTAgacctggaagaaaaataattagtgaTGCGAAGAAAGAATACTTATTTTGTTCCTAAGCACTGAATGTTGGTATGACAGTTTATGTCACATCTGCGAAATGTCTGCACTAAGGTAAAGAGCGGCATCCATGCTATAAAATTGTCATTTGCGCTCAAATTCACATTCCCTCTCGACTTGTCCAGTCGTTGTTTGACCGACGTACCGTTTCACACAAGATAATGCATCCCAGAACATTAGGTGCGGATCATTAAATGCTTGGAAAATATCGTAGCCTGTTCTCAGTATTCTTCCTGCTGAGGGGATGCGAGGGGCAGCTGAGGGCCTGGAACAAAAAGGGGATTTGTGTTGCCTGGTTCATTTTTACGGGCCGTGGGTGAGTATCACTGCCAAGAAGAATGACTGACATTTGAATATGTTCAATACTTTGACTGGGATGATAATTACTTGCTcctaaaaataaacactgaattATATGGATGGGGAAAATAGTGTAAAACACTTGCCAGGATCAGGGGTGTTTTAAAGCAGTCAGTGTGACAAATAAGGCGGCATAAGGAGAATAAATGAAAGGTGcgaatcataaaataaaaatagcataaaaataGCATAGTGTTTGCTGCTACTGAGATATGCAAACTAAAGCTTActctgaatgttttcttttattctgtttgtcTGAGACTGCGTTTAAACTTGGAAGGTGCTGGAAAGGCGCAAGCGAAGATAATCTGAAGGAATTTAGAGCTGCAGATTCTTCATttctagcttttaaaaatgagattctCTCACTGGTCACAGTTAAATTACGCTTGGAGTGGTAACAGACTGAACAACAGATTGATTTTCTCCTCACTCCATCCCTAGCGAATATAAATTCAATGTGCAAAGCTTGTGCTCCATCACTTGTTCCTGTAGCAAAATAAACTGCTTAGAATGTGAAATTTACTCAGACGGACGGAAGATGGAAGGGGTTACAACTTCCTATTGGATGCCGCAGATCTttaattttacacatttttgaaaagaaaggtatgttttaatttcaatttgctgtttattttaaatttctctttaaaaaatgtcttgaCTTGCATATTTGTACGCTGATTTGCAAGAGTATTTTCATGTTTGGTAGGCTGCCTTAATAGTTTTCTCTATAGGCATCAATAATGCAGCTGTAAGACTGCAACTTCCATTTCATTTCTTAACACTCCTGCTTTACAGGGCAAAAATTAATGCCATTTgaacagaaaacactgaaaaggaatttaaaatctCCTCCCCAACAGCTTTTACAATGTTTGatacttttcttctctcctaCGTTTTAGTGTTAAGATGGCAGAACAATAATGGGAGACTGGAATTTCCTTGGAGGCATTTTAGAGGAGGTCCACATTCATTCCACTATTATTGGAAAGATTTGGCTAACTATCCTCTTCATATTTCGAATGCTTGTCCTCGGAGTGGCAACTGAAGACGTTTGGAACGATGAACAATCAGAATTTATATGCAACACTGAGCAACCTGGTTGCAGAAACGTGTGCTACGATGAGGCCTTTCCCATCTCTCTCATAAGATACTGGGTCTTGCAAGTTATATTCGTGTCCTCCCCTTCCTTGGTGTATATGGGTCATGCTTTATACCGACTAAGAGCCCTGGAaaaagagaggcaaaaaaagaaagctcagaTAAGAGTGGAACTCGAAAGCACCGAAttagaaatgactgaaaatcggaaaaggctggagagggaACTCCGCCAATTGGATcaaagaaaactaaacaaagCTCCCCTGCGAGGCTCTTTGCTCTGCACTTACGTGGTGCACATCTTCACCAGGTCTGCCGTGGAAGTTGGGTTTATGATCGGGCAGTATCTTCTGTATGGCTTTCATCTAGACCCCCTTTATAAATGCCAGAGAGATCCGTGTCCAAACACAGTCGACTGCTTTGTATCTAGGCCAACGGAAAAGACAGTGTTCATATTATTCATGCAGTCGATAGCGACTGTATCGTTGCTTTTAAATATCCTAGAAATTATCCACCTAGGATTCCGAAAAATTAAAATGGGACTCTGTGGGCAGAATAAACACAAGGACGACCCTGACAATTTCTACGTAAACAAACCTAAGAAATACTCCGTGATACCGCACTCTTCTTTGGGAATATCCACCACCCCGCAAAAAACGCTTCCTTCTGCACTTAGTGGGTACACCTTTCTGATGGAAAAGCAAACTGACGCTGCCATCTACCCAGTTCTAAATTCTCCCATGTTTCAGTCCGTGCAAAATAACCGTACggaaagcagcagcaactaTGCGCGTCGcagtcaggaaaataaatggcCAAAGAAGAGGCCGGCTACAAATGCTTTAGACAATCAGACTCAAAATACCAGCACAAATAATAATGAAGGCTTGCTTGGCAAACTCGATGCtcaaaaagaagctgaaaagaaacatttccttgTTGGTACTCAGAATGCAGAAATCGCTTCGAGAAGCTTTGCTGAAACGCCTTCTCAAGCTTTGCTGCAACCCGACACAGCTCATCCCGTTActgctttcagaaaacacagaatcGGTTCATCTTGGAACTGCTCGGCAACGGCTGAGAGCGCAGGAGCTTCAACTAATTCTCTCCTAAAGAACAGCAACCGAAGACAGAGCAGTTTCGGCGCAAGCAAAGCCCAACCTCACAGCGCTGACGCAAAGACTTGTAGCCGACCAGACACCCCTGAGTCCCCGGGGGAGGTGAGCTCGGGATCCCAAGCAAGCGGGAGCCCCCGGCCGGCCCTGCCCCGGCGGCTGTCGCTCTCCAGCAACGCCAGCAGCAGACGGGCCCCCACCGACCTGCAGATATAGCGAGGGAAGCCCCGAACCGCGCCGATCCACGCCGGGATCCTCCTGAACGCTGCGACACCAGCCAGGCCTGTGTAAGAGCAGCCGCATCATCCGGCTTTAACCACCTGGTTCGCACAGACGGAAAAGTTGTGCAGCCCGGTGAATGTTAGCTAAGTAACTTCTGAACAGTCTCTTTGCTTCCTGTGTAATGAAAGGTGGCTTCGGCCTCGGCAGATAAACTTCTACACTACCCTTCCGGCTAAAAAGGGAAACGTACATTGTGTAAATCCACATATTAGGAAAAGTCAGGCATAAAATCAGAGCTGATACtatttaaactggaaaaaaaagagctagaaaacaaaacttacAGTCtaacaatatattttacaaatgtAAATGAAATTAGGCTAAAGATGGCACAGGCGCCCTCAGCAGAAATTAATTATCGGTAAATATGTTTTTGCGTAATCTCCCTAGGAATTCAAACGGATATTTGATTGCTGACTGAAAGCAGAACATCAAACACATCCCACTGTTTGAACTGTGTTAAATACAAAAGGAACAAAGCATTTGATACATGTATCACTAATTCTTTGACTCCGCAGTCacattatgctttttttttttcagtgtatcaCCACTGACTTcctcagcagaaaaatcagagtGAATCTCTTATCGTACACTATTACCATTAAATTCACTATTATAGCATAATGATTTATAAATGAGCTGTGAGCTTTAAAAGTGAGATTTTGCATAACGCTACTAAGctagtgattttttaaaaatcagaaaacacgTCACTGAAATTTCTTAATCAGAAATGTTGGATTTCACAAACCAGGAAGCTTACTATggtaagaaataaataaaaatagtttttaaaaatggtgGTGGTGCCTTGCTACTTTCAATTACAATGtcaaaaaacacataaaaggTATTTCAAACTGTAAACCCACTCCTTTTCCGGACAACACGGGGTCTGTCTGTCTCTCCCCTGAACTCTAACGTTAGTCTCAGCGTTACTTTGGCCCTGTCCACATAAGAAATGTGCATTTGTGCTATTAAAACTATGCGCTGTAAATTTCCCTCCAGCAGCTGTTCTTCTAGTATTGCTCTGCGTGTGTGCACAAATACAAACCCACGTCATTCTGCTGACACTGTAAAATTTAACGTTGTTTAATACACAGGAATTTAGACAAACGGATAGCACGATTTAGCTGAGTTAATGCTGCTACCATGGCTTTGTTTCTTGAGGCATAAGTTTCTGTGGGTGATAACCGCTAATGcatgttttgtatttaaagtcTCTGTAATAAAAAGCCTGGTTTTTACTTCACTCTGCTTCCACTGTCTAAATAATAGAAAACTAGCAGTTAGACGCTCACAAATTTGCATTTCTGTCGGTTCAAGGCAGGTTACAAAAGAATCCCTTTTTCTGTGGCTGACAGAGGATTTTTAATAACTTTGCGTGTGTGGCCACGGGTCAAACAGTCTATTTTGTCACTTGCCAGCAGAAAAGTGGAACTTAATTCCCGCGAAAACCGAAGACGCTGCAGAGGAGCGTGCAGAAAACGCGTGAAAAGCCCCCAGCATCGCCGCTGCAAGGTTATTTGGTTggttctggttttcatttttgtgataAGGTTTTATCGGTAGGTACCACCGCgtttcacaaaaataaagtgGTACAGCCGCCTCCGTTCCTTAAAACGGGCCGAGGCAAGAGGCGCTTTTGAGGACGCGAAGCTCTTtcccgccgggcccggcccgaGGGCCGCGGTTGAGCGGTCGGGCCCTGGGGGGCGGGTGCTCACACCGGCCGGCACCGGTGAGGCCCGGAACCGCCGGGCCCGAAACGCGCTGCCGTACCTGCCGAGGAGCGCGGGGCAGAGCGGGACAACGGCCACGGCTGCCCGGGAAAGGGAGCGCGGCGCCGGGCGGCGAGCGGAGCCGCCGGGACGGGCGGAGGCCCAGGCCGAGGGCGCGGCCGCGCTCCCGTCGCCATGGTAACGGCGGGAAGCGCTCGCGCCGCACAAGAGCAGCGCGCAggcgcggggccgcgcgggGCGCAGATGGCGCAGTACAAGGTAGGAGGGAGCGGCCGCCGGGCGGGCTGCCGGGCCGGTGCGCGGAGGGGCAGGCCaggggccgccgccgcggcggaGAGGCGGGGGGGTGGCCCGGTCCGACGAGCCGGCTCCGTTAGCCGAGGGGGAGGCGCCGCCGATCTGACCGTGTGGGCGTCCTCCCTCAGGCCGCGGACTCCAAGCGGGAGCAGTTCCGCCGCTACCTGGAGAAGTCGGGGGTGCTGGACACGCTCACCAAGGGTAAGTCCCCGGCTTGCGTCGTGCCGCCCGGGGGACCCTTGGGGCGTCTCTGCGGGCGGGGGCCGCTCCCCTCGGGTCGCCCCGCGCCCAAGCCCGGCTGTGGAGAGGCCGCCCCTCGGGCTGCCCCGGCGCTCTccggcggccccgcgcccgggGAGCCGGTTGCTCTTTCTCCTCAGTCTGCGCGGCGGCCGAACGCTCCCGGAAAGCTCGGAGCGGCGGTTGGAATGGAGACGGAGCCGGGAAGCGGGGCGGGAGCACAGGGCCCCCCATGGGGACAGAGCACAGGGCCCCCCGCCCGGGGACAGGGCAGATccccccatggggacagggcagagcagcccatGGGAACAGGGCCCCCGCTGGGAACGCGGCCCCGGGTCCTGTTCGCACGTTCATGGCGTGTGGGGCAGGAATGGTTGAGACACCTGAGGAACAGGGAAACGGTTCCTCTCCCCTCTCTTACCCGGCCAAAGTGCTTTTCTCTGTGCACGCCTTTGGAAACAGCTGTCGAATTTGGCTACTCGCGCTGAAACAGGTTGTTCAAACTAAAAGaataaattcaatttaaaagtTAGTTTCATTAACTTACTCTGATATCTAAGTATTTATGAAAACTGATGTCTTCTATAGCCATGTGTGCCCCTGTGAGGAGAGGGGGTGGTTGCATTTGGGAACATTCTGAGTATTCATGTCCATGAGTTTGCCAGGTTTGGAGTTGGTGTTTGCACAGCCAGTCTTGCTGAAGCTGTCAGGGTACTGCTGCTTGTGCCTCAGCTTTCCGGCACTCTGCTGGAGCCCCCAGCCATAAAGATGAGCAGTGTCACCTGCTGTGACAGTGGCCATTTAGTTTTGTAACTGTACACGTTCGATGGAGGTTTTGCTTTTATGCTGAAACCGATGGAAGTGCTGATGTTGTCCTGCAGTACTTTAAGTGTAAGCAATGGTTTATGAAAGGAGAGTCTCAAAAgagtatttcagtttttctcgTGGAAGCCAATACTAGGGTTGTGTGTGGAGTATGCAAGAATTGTCTAAGCTGTTTTGTGTTCTGTGGTAGAACAACCAAAAATGGTGGTTAGGGGATCAACAAAACTTCTGTCAGCTGTTACCGGGTGGGATGCTCCGTTCCCTCCTGCTCTTTATTTTGAAGTACAGAGGTGAAAATCTTGttaagcagaaaaatgttgtaTAAAAATGGCATGCAACTTGTATGCCTCTGACTgtgatacattttaaaaacttagaGTTCTGTGAACTTCTTGCAAtctttgaatattttctgtttgcagtgtTGGTAGCCTTGTATGAGGAGCCAGAGAAACCAAATAGTGCACTGGAGtatcctttttctctctgtgaatTGCTCATAGAAACTCGATGTGAAACAGCAGTACTGCTTCTGATTTGTGGTTGAACTGGAGAGGCTCGTTTAGGAGACTTGCACTGAGAACATGGcctttatatatgtattttagcTAATAATTGCGTTCTTACAAGCTAACAGAAAGTCTCATATCAGTATGCCAACAATTATGAAGTTACAGGCCATTACAGAATGTCATAGATGTGCAGCGTTAGATTTGACTAATTACAGTATCTGTGACTTCTGAAGTTGCCTTCTtcacactgcctttttttttttttaaataatacaagaaaggaaaaaaattatgtcttttcttgctgttttttaaGCAACCTCCCATTTTGGCTATTGCTTCTATTTtttggttatttattttaactcttcaaaacttctgcatttaagagtggaaaagaagagaagggtGTAGTAAAACATGAGAATTTGTCCTGTGTGTACTGATGCcttggtgtggggttttgttttgtttttccaggaaTATACTAATGACCTTGAAAAGCTTTCTGACTTTTGTAACTTCATCTCATAGGATGAAAAGCACTGTAGTAATCTTAAAGTGGTTTAATGCCATTTCAGTCACATGTATTGCAGCGCTAACTTCATCATAAGTGTTAAAACTAAAATGCAGTTGTGCTATCTAACTGAAGAAATACTTAACATGTAAATATCAGCtttctgaagcagcatctgGGAGCTTCAACTCCTGAGAATCCAGAAATAGAGGCACTTCGCTTGGAAGTgacagagatgaaagaaaaatacgAAGCTGtgttggaagaaaataaaaaactgaaaaccaaGGTAAAAGTCTGCTTAATGTTCCTCGGTAGTTCCATATTGCACAACAAGAAGAGTACTTTAATACTTAGAATACAGCTACTTTCGTTATTGTAACTGATAAATGTTATTGCATTGCTTAGCCATGTGGCTGAGGAACGCTGACAGAATTCATTGTAGtaaagattccttttttttttgatgggaCACTTCTTATATTCTATAGCATAGACTAGTATTCTAAACTAGggactttatttatttagtgcAAGTATATCTTAGCGAGGCTAATCCATGTCTTCATT from Caloenas nicobarica isolate bCalNic1 chromosome 23, bCalNic1.hap1, whole genome shotgun sequence encodes the following:
- the GJA9 gene encoding gap junction alpha-9 protein; the encoded protein is MGDWNFLGGILEEVHIHSTIIGKIWLTILFIFRMLVLGVATEDVWNDEQSEFICNTEQPGCRNVCYDEAFPISLIRYWVLQVIFVSSPSLVYMGHALYRLRALEKERQKKKAQIRVELESTELEMTENRKRLERELRQLDQRKLNKAPLRGSLLCTYVVHIFTRSAVEVGFMIGQYLLYGFHLDPLYKCQRDPCPNTVDCFVSRPTEKTVFILFMQSIATVSLLLNILEIIHLGFRKIKMGLCGQNKHKDDPDNFYVNKPKKYSVIPHSSLGISTTPQKTLPSALSGYTFLMEKQTDAAIYPVLNSPMFQSVQNNRTESSSNYARRSQENKWPKKRPATNALDNQTQNTSTNNNEGLLGKLDAQKEAEKKHFLVGTQNAEIASRSFAETPSQALLQPDTAHPVTAFRKHRIGSSWNCSATAESAGASTNSLLKNSNRRQSSFGASKAQPHSADAKTCSRPDTPESPGEVSSGSQASGSPRPALPRRLSLSSNASSRRAPTDLQI
- the MYCBP gene encoding C-Myc-binding protein; amino-acid sequence: MVTAGSARAAQEQRAGAGPRGAQMAQYKAADSKREQFRRYLEKSGVLDTLTKVLVALYEEPEKPNSALDFLKQHLGASTPENPEIEALRLEVTEMKEKYEAVLEENKKLKTKLAQYEPPQDEKLGE